The DNA region gCCTTTATTGCATTCAAAGACAGTTTTATTACCCAACTGAACTTTCTTTCAGGAATCAGAGATTCAAGAAGGAGGTGGTGAGAACAGGTAATTTATATAAAAGGAAACTTCACTAAATTTTCTGGATTAAGTACTTCGGGCACCAAGGGAAAATTACAGGGCCCTGACGCAACTAATGGCAAAATAAACATTCAACATTTTGCCACTAGTGAAGACATGAATATCAAAGAACGTTGCGGACCATATCACCATGGAATTGGTCTTGTTAAATAGTACCGAGAGTTAATGTTTATCCGTTAATAATAACAGTATGCACAAGTTAAGCCAGGACTTACTTCCAAAATTAACTCGGTTGAAAATGACCAACCCTTAGATGTTGAAGTGCTGCAACTGATTCTCTCATAGCAGACATGGCTTCAAAGAATCGGGTGCATGACGCTGAAACAACAGGAATTGGGCGGGGCATCTCCTgtttcaagaaaataaacagAGGATCACATTCTGCAGCAGCATCTTCGTCTTTCATACAAATAATACTTGATGCAGTTTCAATCATCATAGATAGATCTCGTCTGGAGCTATTACAAAATGAAGATACATTGGTGACCACTTGGACAACAAATGTTGTATATCAATAACACAAGAACACATTTGCTCTCCTTTATGGTATTAATAGGATCATCATGGATAATTCAAGAAATGGTTTCACTAATTATTGTTTCagagaaaatgaataattaCAGAAAGATAATTATATCAAGGGAATTGtgcatatatatgatttattaatccAGATTATCAGACATACTATCCTATTTAAGGAactacaatattaaaaaaaaaaaagaatcactgTTTTCGTAGGCATTTGACACAAAAATGCATTAGCATCAAagccaaacaaacaaaattagaagGGGTATCTGGATCATATACATTTTCCATACAAAATTTCGACAACCTGCCTCGGATATAATCCTTTCACATGATATGGTGTGTTCCAAATCAGATTTTCTTTAGTTGTTACTGAAAAGACAGTTAACAATGAAGTAATTAATGAACACAACTTAGATGTAATGGAATCAAAATACGCTAAAAGcttaaaacaaacacaaaaatgtgtAAATGTACAGATTAATGATACCAAATATAGCAGCCTGGATTTAAAATGCAGGAACCAATCCAATGCTTCATAAACATACCCCCCAAACTGAAGGAGGTTCCTTAGAATTATGACTCcattagaaatctgaaaaagaTGCTGTCAAGGCTACATAGTCACTGGCAGCTTTCATCAGTAACTCTGAAAATTGTTTCTGTGCATATCTAAGCTAAAGAAGCCATTAGTAATACATAACGCAATTACAGCCAGTGTCCACTATGTTTCATCAAGAAAGTATCAAATATGTACAAGGGAAGATTCCTATGAGTTAAAATCTCCTATTAATTGCTGAAATCTCCATGTTCAGATACAGAAAAACTATACTTTAGCTCCAATATTTGAAGTTCAAATCCTTGTTTCAAGTTGACATGGTATAATACAGTGCAAGATATGACTGAGATCAGCAGCTGTCAGCTCATCTATCCAAGGGCTGAGAACAATACAAGTATCTAAACTAGGCATAAGTAGGcctaatattttcatattttgtctTTACAAAAGAACAAGAGCATCTAAATCAATAAGTACTATGAACAAACAAACCTTAAATTTATGAAACCTAAAACTCTCATTTGCTTTTTACCAACATTGAAGTCTCTAATCCTAAAAACAAAACCTTAAGTCATGCCTTAAAGACAGCCCACCAATTAGTTATTCACTCCAATATCTAAACCGCGTAACCATCAGTTAAATTGTCCATGCAAGGTGAATTGGTACTAAACGTGGTCAAagcaaatttatatataaaaacaccaCTCTGCTTAAAACAAACTATACTTAACCAGGTAAACAAACCTGAAATTCTGCTTCCACAAGAATGCAATCCAGTGAATATGGTTGTTGAAGATGAGCTATAATGTGATCCTGACGTCATTTATAAATTAGAGGGAAACAAAAGTTACCTAAGATATATAGAAGTCATTACATGTAAGTCATCAAATGTAATAAACGGGTGAGAGAAATATTACATCCCTGAAAAAGGTTAAATCACTTTTATTGGCCACCATAGTTAAATTTGCACTTTTCAGTATTGACACGGTTTCAACAGGGTACAGTAGactatgatatattttatacagACTCAAGCAGTTTCTCAAATGGCGTACAGCAATCTCCCAAATAGATACAAAATCCAAATCCCAAATTGAGTGctatttaataataacattttcatGTGCAGCTATCCAGATACTTGTTAACCAGTAGAATCAGCAATGTCTTTGTTGTGTGCGCATACACAATACGGTTGAATATAGAACTCTAGAACAGAGCAGCCACATTTATGGAACAACACATGAAAGTTTATCACATTCAACTCAAGAAGCCCATAAAACAAGGACTAGAAAACTTACCTTATTCTGAATAACATCTTTCATTATGGTAGTAATCCTTGATAAAGTCTCAATCTTCTTTTCCATATCACTCACATGCTTCAAATGCGCAACATCTTTATCATCCTAAAAGTTCCCACATCAAAGTCACGGAAAATTCAGTTATAGAAAACACAATAAGCACcaaatttccattttctttttattaaaagtataaaagCCCCAAGTGTAATTGCATATGAATGATAACTACTTCACCTTTCGGCCTTAGAGTTCGACTTGCAGACCTGTTATTGTCCTCTGTACAGCAGTTAATTCTCTTAGAACtcttataaaaaaatcacaCTTCTCCCAATGATATCTTTCGCACCAATCAAACACGGTCTGTTGGACCTATTTCTTACGGGGACGGAATTTGATATTTTCCAGAATGATCCACGGCCAAAGCTACCTGCGTCCTGCTTGCTTTACTACCGGTGATTTAATCGCAAATTTAAAGTAATCATAATTAATACGGAAAGGGTAAAGgtgaaaactttttttttaaaatatagaaaaggaAACCCgagaaaacatataaataaaaaaaaatatataagagtttttatgataaatattaaattttatttaaaaaaaccaataatttgtattcctttaaaaaatacaacttttcatGATTAAAGGACGGATTTAACCAATTTGATATATTAACtcacaattaaataaataatatatattaaatataataaaattgatttttagagTTTTCATAACCAATTAGAgaacttaaaaataaagaaaagatgaGTTTTAATACATTAAAGAAGAGAGAAACTTTATATACTGAAAATGagacaaaataagaattaaaatttaaaattataaaagaaagtGAATTATGAATTAACCTTAATTTTagaagtaataataatattaaaattagggccCAAAGCCATTAAGAAGAGCCCAACAGATTTAAGGCTTTGTCCTCATTTTATACAATTCTAGGGTTTACACGCTTCCGCTCTATAAAAACCCCCTACTTGCTCGCCTTCATCATCAATTGTGTTTCAGTATCTGTGTTTAGGGTTTCAGTGTATgtatctttcaatcaaattcctTCTTGTTTTTAAAAGGTTTTAAATTTCTACCCAAATTCCCGATGAGGAAGGAAACCCTAATTGATAGGAAGTGCCGTATGACACTTTAAACAGCAGCTGTGACCTCTGGGGGACCCGGTAGCATCCCATCCACCAACCACGAGCCTTCTGATTTCGTCTCCTCCACCGGATTCGTCTTCATTGGGTTCGTTGACTGGTTGGGATCACGTATTCCTCCGTGTTCAGCTGTGTGTGTGATTTGAAACGGGACCCTGAGGGctttttgattttcttatctttatttattttcaacgGTTCAATGCCACGTCGCCGGTAGCTTACGAGCATTGACCGGCGATGCTATGATTGGACCCAAAGTAATCCAAAGTTTCGCTTGCTGATAGGAACCTGGGGGTCTGATTTTCTTTGGCCCACGGAGCCGTTTTTGGCGATTACATTTTATTGGAAGACccttattatttgttatttgacAGAGAAGCCAATGAGGATTGTATATCTTATAGTTGGAATTACCGGCTGAATTCATTTTGATGTTAAACAGACTGGCTATCTGAGGCTTCActttaatttgtctttttacttgttttataaaatttttgcttGGAGTGAATCAAGTTTGAAACTATGAAGTAACTTGGAACGAATGTTCCCCCCGAATCAAAACTAAGACCAAACCAGTGATCTTCCCAGTCGATACTGCAATGACCAAAACCCATACGCTTTTCAAGGAAAGAATGAGCCATTGTGAGCAATATTTTGCCACAAACCAATGACCAACAATAGCACTGGTATCCCATTTTCCACACAATTCTCtaactagaaaaagaaaaaaaatatcacaatggTAATCAGTACTAGTTCTGAAGAGAATGATCCGCAAATAATGGCAAGAGAATAACTGTTAAGTAATCGAGGCAGTCAGTAGAATGAATTGGTGGTGCACTGAAGCTTATAAGTTTCATAGTATCCATGGATTAACCAATTCTGAGAGTTTGTTTTGGCGTCTATGTTGACCAGGTTGTAGCTCAAAGGTTGCaggcaaaaaatgaaaatttctcgGACGCTTCATCAATAGAGACTAGTTATAAGTCTCTTTGGAGATAATTTGTTAGCCGTTAAGGAACAATAAAGTGATGCCTTACGAATGATGTTTGCGATTGCAAGTACAAAGTAATTTGCCCTTAAGAGGCTATATATAAACTCACAGCAGTACCAACCAGAGGAAATCCCTGTTGAAACAATCCCAATCCAACCACAGGGGCCATACCTAGAGGACTTAAAACAATGAGAGGAAGACCAATACAGCAATTTATtcttccatcaaattcttgcaACCAATATACCATGAAAAGAGACCCCAAACTTGACCGTAACCCAGGATGATTTGTATGCTTGAGGCAACAATTAGAGCTCCTTGGATAGCTCGCATTGTTGTATAAATCTCTGCAAATCAATCACCCGTCAAATTTTCCCTTCCTTTAGTAGATTATTTCAGTGTTTTTCTTAAACaatgcaaaaaagaaaaataaggagaaTTGGGGAACTTACTTCATGATTATCAGTAATTTGTTGCAATGAGTCGTCATTTATTATATAAGTTATTGGAATCACATAAGCAAAGGAGCCACCAACAACAGCTGGCAACCTGGTTCCAAAATTGCTTGGAGAAGTGTATTAATGCAAGCTACAAAAAGAAGAGTCCGTATTACACGTGCTTTGTCGCCCTGGCTATAAGAGGAAGAAATTGATTCAGGAAACAACGTGTTAgtgaaaaagaaggaaatgaagTCGCCCTGGTTACACGAGCTGCTAGAGGAATTTGGGCAACCGCTAACGAAATGAAGTCGTTGGATCATTCAGCCTCTCGTTTCTCCTCCGTGGCtcctatatattaaaattatgcagTTGGGTACACTTCGGGCATGTCTGATCAATGTGCAGGGATGGCAATTGAGGATTTCATTTGGTTATAAGTCGGCATTTTATTAGGCTATATGTATGACACTACTAATATCATGGTACGAATTTAAGATTAAGTTGAAATCAAATCCGTATAATGTGGTATAGATAAGGATGTCAGCTCACAAGGAGGTGAAAATGCACAAAATattctataaaattttgaatttgtgaaaaagaaaaaaaatagaaagttGATTACATATGGAATAGGATGATACATGCCTTTCAACACCAAATACTAAGCCATTTCATTCATCTCTTTATCAGGACCAATATACACGGTATAAGACACAGAAAGAAAGATAAGAAAACAACCGAGGAGTTGCCCAAAAGATGGTGCTATCTTTAACGATCCAATGGCCGATAACTGGGTTAGGGCAAGCTGAAACTCACAAATAAATGTATTTGATGAGAAATCAGTCACAATTATCACAATTCATTTGTTTCTATTCACCACAATCTTATGATAATAAACACTGGCACGACTACAAGTCTTGAGTTGTCAGATTAAATTTACACAGTTTGCTTTTGTAGAGAGAGAAACACTACAAAAGAATTCAAAACACATCCTACGAGATATTTCTTGATGATGACATATGATAAAATACCATACCTCAATGTACTGGAGATTCACAACTTTGCCAGTTTTTTCTAGCTGAAGTCCACGTGCCAAAAGTACCTAAATTGACCACGAATGTTATAAGTCAATTTATTACCCAAgcaagttaagaaaaaaatctaaaagtaaAAGAAGAACTGATAATTTAGTACTACAGTCACGCAGATAAAATCATTGCCAGAATTTCACCTCTGCCAAGAAGGCCAGAACACCGAGTACCAGCATCAGGAGAAAAGAATAAAGACTTGGCAGCACAAGTTTCTGCATTGTTGAAGATAAAATAGTTGAGAAAAACTGAGAATACATGTATAGCCAGTCTAATATAAAAGACATTACATAAGTAGATTACTATCTTGACCTGCTCAAGTTCAATATGATCTCCTAGTCAACAACAATGCAATAGTTCAATGTCCACCAAATCAATtagcaatttttttctctccgAAAGTTAATACAGAGAGTTAATTTATAAGGTTCCAATCAGTTTCAATTCATCATATATATGACTTGTATCAACGTAAAGGATTCCCTACTCAGAAATCCTTCATATGACTATAAAAATAACAACCAAATGTCCATTGAAACAAGAAACTTCATGCGCAAAGGTGGCCTATCTCCATGAGTTAATTGTTGGTTAACACAATTCAAGTGATTTGGGGATCACTATCCACCTCACACTTAcatgttttccatttttcttaTCCTGTGTGAGTGTGGAAATATATCCACCCAATCAAAAGAGATCCCTCTTTTATTTGATCAGAGATATGAATCACCAAGAAGAATTTCACTTTTGCCAAACAGTAAACACCATGTGTTGAACATGCGGAACTCACCTCAAAGAAGAATGCACATATTGCAGCAGCAGGGCTGGCCAGTAAGCCAAATGCGAATAGAGTGACCCTGAAAAATTGCAGGTGAATATAATCAAGGACAAAAATAATGACAGCGAAGTTGCAGAAATCAAGAGCATAATATAATTTCAGATCAAGAAAGTAAGATATCTCACACGGGTTGATCTGATGCCCTTGCTCCAGCTTTTATAAGGCAGAAGTTAATGCCACCAGTTATTGATGAAATCAATCCAACAAAAATGGCAAATATGTGGCTTTCCCTAACATTAGAATTACTTGCTTCCCCATCTTTAACTAACCCTCCTGACAAATCCAacaattagaaaaaagaaagagagaaattcTCCTGCATGAGTTGATTATAAGCAATCAATTCACTTTGGTACGGACATGTGTTAGATGCAAGGTTAGTCATTCAAAGTAGTTGGATCCACTAGTCTAAGAATAGTGTAAGAAATGGGGTGATGATATGGTACCATTGATGCTAATCCTATatagaaaagagaaaaacagCTAACAGATGTCAAGAAACTAACAGACATAAATAGAGATAGAGAGAACAGATGGTTTATGATGCATATAGCAGGTTATTGACCGGACTAGATTTATTCTCTAACAAAGCATCAATAGCAACAACATAGACACAAATAAAGCATATAATGACAACAAAGACAATTACAAATGAATTCTTAGTAGTTTCCAGTTTCTTTAACTCACTTATCTACCTTGTGTAGTAAGCATATGTTGAAAAATGAAGAGCACACCGAAGAAACTGCAAGCAAGACCTGGAAAAGGGAGAATGATTAAGAAAGCAATCACTCCCTATCTAACAATTTTCAACTACCTATAATCTATATCAAGATTCAAGatagaagggaaaaaaaaatactactGTACCTCCAATGTCAGAAATTTTCAAGTTCTCACGCAAAACAATTCTAGCCATAATTGAAGCCATAACTGGAGTAGTAAAGTTTAATACAACAGCCTGAGACAAAGGCAACCTCTGAATGCTGGAAAGGAAAAAGAGCAAACTGAAAGTTATACTTTTTCCAAATAATAAAGCTAATGAGACAATGAAAATCCCAAGCATAATACAGAATTAAAATTCATCAGAAGAGtaacaaacataaaatgtaaacaTCGTATGATcacaaattaagataaaattcaaCCAATTGATCTAATATGCTCATCAGAAAGTAATACACTCAAGAAACATCTTTGATCATATGATCATTGTAATTAGATCCACAAAATGTTTAAGGAACAACAAATGTTCTGAAAATTTTCCGTGGTGACAGAAAGTGATTCAAGGACATACTAGTAAGGCATAAGTTATGCACTGATTTACATTAACAAATAGCatttttcaactcttaatataaatatgttccGATATCATATGCAGGAACCATGGATATGAAGTGATACTTACCAAAAGATAAAACAGAACAAGGAGAGATATCCTGTGAGGGCTCTTGAAATCACAAAATTCCTAGCATTTGGTGGCCCAAATATTGGTTGTCCACTTCTTCTTAAccataaataagataatatcatGATTATTGTGCATCTTGTAAATGCAATCTCAAACAAGGGAATAGACTGAACTGgcatcacaaaaaaaaaaaaaaaattacaataattgttCAAACTGAGATGTAATGCTCAAATCTATGTTGAGTCAAACAGGACAATATCCAGGAATTCTAGAAATAAGCTTTATAATAACCAACAAAAAAGGTTGCTAGTCTGCAACTAACTCATGCGCCCTGTCTAACTCATATGCAGAATATAAGATAAAGTTTAAGCAGTAACTTTGATCTCTTCCTAATAGTTGCAAAACATTAAAGAATCCCTCCAACCTTCAATGGAAGTAAGATATGATTGGATGTTCTAAAAAAGTATGCAAAAAGAGAACCTAAAACATATATGAATGGCATGAGATAGTTCATGGCACTGTCTTTACTGATTACCATAAATAGTTATAGAGACTTAGAACTGTGCCGAAGGCCGTTACATttcaaataatatcatatagGACACAGAAAGTGGCTCGAGATTTAAGTACCATAAGGAGTAGCAAATGGTACTTACCAGCAAAATTATCAGAAATCAATTCCATGGAAAAGTAGATAGTTGACGATAAGACCATACATATTAATCCCGAGTATCTAGATCCATTCCACACCCACAATAAGAAATGAGTTAGTGGTAATGTCTCTGTTTCTATCACATGCTCCTGCTAGCACACATCACAGTCACAATGTCAATCAATACAGTGCTTATACGAGATTTTTTATGACTACAAAGAGGTTATTCTTATATAAAGTATAGCTATAAAcaggttttattgtttttaatcaCTTCTAGCCTTAGATGACTTCGCTTCGGTTATCTTTCTCTTCACTATCTCTTCATTCAAAAGTATTATAATCTACTATTACACAActaatttgaaagaaattgtaACTGAATTACAACTACCGGTTTAccaaatcaaaaagaaaaaaaaaaagctaaacaGTACCCGAGGCTTTCTTCGAGAATAAGAGACTGAGAAGATATTGATCTTGGGCTTTTCAGATTGAATCAAGAGAGGAGTAATTTCCTCTGAGGCTGTAACCTCAGCATCGATTGATGATGGTGATGCGTCACAAACGATTAGCTCAACCACCGCTTGATCTCCATTTCTCGTCTCTGTGGACGAAGACATCGGATCGCAcattcaaaaaggaaaaagccTAAAACAAAGTTTATAAAGAGTGTTGTCAAACCACGTTAGCCTACAAAAGTCTTCCGTGGAAGGGGGTAAAAGAACGAAAAGAAATAGTTATTCACTTATTCTAGCTGGTTGACGGTGAAAG from Mangifera indica cultivar Alphonso chromosome 8, CATAS_Mindica_2.1, whole genome shotgun sequence includes:
- the LOC123223842 gene encoding uncharacterized protein LOC123223842 isoform X2 — protein: MCDPMSSSTETRNGDQAVVELIVCDASPSSIDAEVTASEEITPLLIQSEKPKINIFSVSYSRRKPREHVIETETLPLTHFLLWVWNGSRYSGLICMVLSSTIYFSMELISDNFAVQSIPLFEIAFTRCTIIMILSYLWLRRSGQPIFGPPNARNFVISRALTGYLSLFCFIFCIQRLPLSQAVVLNFTTPVMASIMARIVLRENLKISDIGGLACSFFGVLFIFQHMLTTQGGLVKDGEASNSNVRESHIFAIFVGLISSITGGINFCLIKAGARASDQPVVTLFAFGLLASPAAAICAFFFEKLVLPSLYSFLLMLVLGVLAFLAEVLLARGLQLEKTGKVVNLQYIELALTQLSAIGSLKIAPSFGQLLGCFLIFLSVSYTVYIGPDKEMNEMA
- the LOC123223842 gene encoding uncharacterized protein LOC123223842 isoform X3: MCDPMSSSTETRNGDQAVVELIVCDASPSSIDAEVTASEEITPLLIQSEKPKINIFSVSYSRRKPRQEHVIETETLPLTHFLLWVWNGSRYSGLICMVLSSTIYFSMELISDNFAVQSIPLFEIAFTRCTIIMILSYLWLRRSGQPIFGPPNARNFVISRALTGYLSLFCFIFCIQRLPLSQAVVLNFTTPVMASIMARIVLRENLKISDIGGLACSFFGVLFIFQHMLTTQVKDGEASNSNVRESHIFAIFVGLISSITGGINFCLIKAGARASDQPVVTLFAFGLLASPAAAICAFFFEKLVLPSLYSFLLMLVLGVLAFLAEVLLARGLQLEKTGKVVNLQYIELALTQLSAIGSLKIAPSFGQLLGCFLIFLSVSYTVYIGPDKEMNEMA
- the LOC123222530 gene encoding AUGMIN subunit 2-like isoform X2, whose amino-acid sequence is MEKKIETLSRITTIMKDVIQNKDHIIAHLQQPYSLDCILVEAEFQISNGVIILRNLLQFGGYVYEALDWFLHFKSRLLYLEMPRPIPVVSASCTRFFEAMSAMRESVAALQHLRVGHFQPS
- the LOC123223842 gene encoding uncharacterized protein LOC123223842 isoform X4, producing the protein MCDPMSSSTETRNGDQAVVELIVCDASPSSIDAEVTASEEITPLLIQSEKPKINIFSVSYSRRKPRSIPLFEIAFTRCTIIMILSYLWLRRSGQPIFGPPNARNFVISRALTGYLSLFCFIFCIQRLPLSQAVVLNFTTPVMASIMARIVLRENLKISDIGGLACSFFGVLFIFQHMLTTQGGLVKDGEASNSNVRESHIFAIFVGLISSITGGINFCLIKAGARASDQPVVTLFAFGLLASPAAAICAFFFEKLVLPSLYSFLLMLVLGVLAFLAEVLLARGLQLEKTGKVVNLQYIELALTQLSAIGSLKIAPSFGQLLGCFLIFLSVSYTVYIGPDKEMNEMA
- the LOC123223842 gene encoding uncharacterized protein LOC123223842 isoform X1, which produces MCDPMSSSTETRNGDQAVVELIVCDASPSSIDAEVTASEEITPLLIQSEKPKINIFSVSYSRRKPRQEHVIETETLPLTHFLLWVWNGSRYSGLICMVLSSTIYFSMELISDNFAVQSIPLFEIAFTRCTIIMILSYLWLRRSGQPIFGPPNARNFVISRALTGYLSLFCFIFCIQRLPLSQAVVLNFTTPVMASIMARIVLRENLKISDIGGLACSFFGVLFIFQHMLTTQGGLVKDGEASNSNVRESHIFAIFVGLISSITGGINFCLIKAGARASDQPVVTLFAFGLLASPAAAICAFFFEKLVLPSLYSFLLMLVLGVLAFLAEVLLARGLQLEKTGKVVNLQYIELALTQLSAIGSLKIAPSFGQLLGCFLIFLSVSYTVYIGPDKEMNEMA
- the LOC123222530 gene encoding AUGMIN subunit 2-like isoform X3, translated to MEKKIETLSRITTIMKDVIQNKDHIIAHLQQPYSLDCILVEAEFQHLFQISNGVIILRNLLQFGGRCPAQFLLFQRHAPDSLKPCLL
- the LOC123222530 gene encoding AUGMIN subunit 2-like isoform X1; its protein translation is MEKKIETLSRITTIMKDVIQNKDHIIAHLQQPYSLDCILVEAEFQHLFQISNGVIILRNLLQFGGYVYEALDWFLHFKSRLLYLEMPRPIPVVSASCTRFFEAMSAMRESVAALQHLRVGHFQPS